One segment of Salvia splendens isolate huo1 chromosome 20, SspV2, whole genome shotgun sequence DNA contains the following:
- the LOC121781722 gene encoding agglutinin-2-like: MAKLLQSLIPLLSLLLLATATTARSQSTSFTYDFYGQKPTDLIYQGDAHFPSDASGNPLSHPACHSNPIYLSVVFKLGSRFLIPTFFIQPESSPLGFTGASFGIFNPAGLNPSVFAVEFDIYPNAGVDPSYRHVGIDIGSNVSKNKTDVGGALLGLEVTARINYVQATKLISVQVSAGSESFEVSYVQDLSSFLPQMVEVGISGNTGGAIEVFDVVAWYLPRLL, encoded by the exons ATGGCTAAGCTCCTCCAATCCCTAATCCCACTCCTCTCCCTTCTCCTCCTCGCCACCGCCACCACGGCCCGGTCGCAGTCCACCTCCTTCACCTACGACTTCTACGGCCAGAAACCCACCGACCTAATCTACCAAGGCGACGCCCACTTCCCCTCCGACGCCTCGGGCAACCCCCTCTCCCACCCCGCCTGCCACTCCAACCCCATCTA CTTATCTGTTGTGTTCAAGCTTGGCAGTCGATTCCTAATACCCACCTTCTTCATCCAGCCCGAAAGCTCCCCCCTCGGCTTCACCGGCGCCAGCTTCGGCATCTTCAACCCGGCCGGGCTCAACCCCTCCGTGTTTGCTGTCGAGTTCGATATCTATCCCAACGCCGGTGTGGACCCGAGCTACCGCCACGTCGGGATTGATATTGGGTCGAATGTTTCGAAGAACAAGACGGACGTGGGCGGCGCGCTGCTCGGGCTGGAGGTGACTGCCCGGATCAACTACGTGCAGGCAACGAAGCTGATCAGTGTGCAGGTCAGCGCGGGATCAGAGAGCTTTGAGGTGAGCTATGTGCAGGATTTGAGCAGTTTCCTTCCGCAGATGGTTGAGGTTGGGATATCGGGAAACACGGGCGGGGCGATCGAGGTTTTCGACGTCGTAGCGTGGTATTTACCTCGACTCTTGTGA
- the LOC121782942 gene encoding reticulon-like protein B2: MAEEHEKHESAAESLIDKITDKFHGSGSSSSDSDNDGDLKSAASAVKAKIYRLFGREKPVHKVLGGGKPADIFLWRDKKVTGGVIGLATAIWVLFELLEYHLLTLVCHILILALAVTFLWSNASTFINKSPPKIPEIALPQDVVLGVASALRTEINSLFALLRVVASGRDLKKFLAVIAGLWIVSILGSCFNSLTLFYICFVLLHTVPVLYEKYEDQVDAFAEKAEAEFKKQYAVFDAKVLSKIPKGLKDKKLA; the protein is encoded by the exons ATGGCCGAAGAACACGAGAAGCACGAATCCGCTGCTGAATCTCTGATCGATAAGATCACTGACAAGTTCCACGGCAGCGGTTCGTCGTCATCTGACTCCGATAACGATGGGGACCTCAAATCCGCGGCATCCGCCGTGAAGGCTAAGATCTACCGTTTGTTCGGCCGCGAGAAGCCAGTGCACAAGGTTTTGGGCGGCGGAAAAC CTGCTGACATTTTCCTATGGAGGGACAAGAAAGTCACTGGTGGTGTGATAGGTCTTGCTACTGCAATTTGGGTGCTTTTTGAGTTGCTTGAGTATCACCTGCTCACTCTAGTTTGCCACATCCTGATTCTTGCATTAGCAGTCACTTTCTTGTGGTCCAATGCATCCACCTTCATCAACAA GTCCCCGCCAAAGATCCCTGAAATCGCTCTTCCTCAAGATGTTGTCCTGGGCGTAGCATCAGCCCTTAGGACAGAAATCAACTCACTTTTTGCTTTGCTTCGTGTTGTAGCATCTGGACGAGACTTGAAGAAATTCCTTGCT GTGATTGCTGGCCTTTGGATTGTTTCAATACTGGGATCCTGCTTCAACTCCCTTACCCTGTTTTACATCT GTTTTGTGTTGCTGCACACGGTTCCTGTTCTTTATGAGAAGTACGAAGACCAGGTTGATGCTTTTGCCGAGAAAGCTGAGGCCGAGTTCAAAAAACAATATGCTGTGTTTGATGCCAAGGTTTTGAGCAAAATCCCAAAAGGTCTTAAAGATAAGAAGCTTGCCTAG
- the LOC121780537 gene encoding membrane-associated kinase regulator 5-like produces MEALALLKFWRTAAARADVRNAAFVTDDEDSDEDSFFDLDFKSPERGAAAEERGGDSKKDFQFIESPRDVLLTKNNDFSNSKPLSPVTILRSAPKFKVFMLGFRKSSKCSKAEPTNGETKADPANQLSKSSKLDRSSRFSANFRVAAEAPVFTRDNSLRSKMMREKSFDYETASDAGSTERSVPRYLKLIKPFYAKASSMIKSTDSVTPSSSPVTAAINLSPTKFSEGSRIGSFKIVARNLGKSRSASSAATVGVAPLSIRRRDDSLLEQNDGIQGAILHCKKSLNSSSSQDYSRLFPLRNSFEEQKRCSI; encoded by the exons ATGGAAGCGCTTGCCCTTCTCAAATTCTGGAGAACTGCTGCCGCCAGAGCTGACGTGCGCAATGCAGCGTTCGTCACCGACGACGAAGACTCTGACGAAGACTCGTTCTTCGACCTCGACTTCAAGTCGCCGGAGCGCGGTGCTGCGGCGGAGGAACGCGGCGGAGATTCGAAGAAGGATTTTCAGTTCATTGAATCTCCGAGAGACGTTCTCCTAACCAAAAACAACGATTTCTCGAATTCAAAGCCGTTGTCTCCGGTGACGATCCTCCGATCAGCTCCGAAGTTTAAGGTCTTCATGCTAGGTTTCAGGAAATCGTCAAAATGCAGCAAGGCTGAGCCGACGAACGGCGAGACGAAGGCGGATCCGGCGAATCAGCTCTCGAAATCGTCGAAACTCGACCGGAGCAGCCGTTTCTCCGCCAATTTCAGAGTCGCGGCGGAGGCGCCGGTTTTCACCAGAGACAACAGTTTGAGAAGCAAAATGATGAGAGAGAAGAGCTTCGATTACGAGACCGCTTCCGACGCCGGGTCGACGGAGAGATCCGTACCTAGGTATTTAAAATTGATTAAGCCTTTCTACGCCAAGGCTTCGAGTATGATCAAATCGACCGATTCCGTTACTCCGTCGTCTTCTCCGGTGACCGCGGCGATTAACTTGTCTCCGACGAAGTTTTCAGAAGGCAGCCGGATCGGAAGTTTTAAGATCGTGGCGCGGAATTTAGGAAAGAGCCGTTCGGCGTCGTCCGCGGCGACGGTAGGCGTTGCGCCGTTGTCGATCCGCCGCAGAGACGATTCGCTGCTGGAACAGAACGACGGAATCCAAGGCGCTATTCTCCATTGCAAAAAATCACtcaattcttcttcttcacaag ATTATTCGCGATTATTCCCGTTGAGAAATTCATTCGAGGAGCAAAAGCGGTGCAGCATTTGA